A stretch of DNA from Pogoniulus pusillus isolate bPogPus1 chromosome 8, bPogPus1.pri, whole genome shotgun sequence:
GCGTCTGTGGGAAGCTGGCATTTGGCAATCTCGCTCCTTTACACACAGCACTTCGGGCTTTTAGGGCACACaagcctggagaacaggcatACACTGGGCTTTTTCACCCCGAGGTCTTCCATCACACATTCCTGCTTCCTAAGGCTTCgccctcatctccctcagtcctTCCCGTTCTGCTGCCGGCTCCCAGAGCGACCTCTCATTTTAAGCCGCATCTTAAAAACGTCTGGGACAACTTGGCCGCCATCGCGAgggcggtgactccaccaccgggCCGGCCGTGTGGTGCCCTGCAAGCCCTGAGGCTGGGTAACGCGGCCGCTCTGCGGCAGGCAGACGGCAGGCAACCGCCAGGCAACACCGCTTTCTTGACAGCGTTATCGCTGGGAGCAACGGCTCCCGCTGAGCCTGGTTCTCAAGAGAGGACAGAGGGTAACAGCAGAGGGAGGCACCACACACGGGCCAGGTCCCGCGGCTTGGTAGCTCGCCTGCTTCTGGCTGCCTTCACCACTTTCGCCACCCGCCGCCAGCAGGACTCGCACTCTCCCCGTCGGCTGTCTACAGAGCGCCGCGGAGCGCACGCCTGGCCCTTTAAGCCCCGAGTGGGGCGGTCCGGCGCTGCCCAATGGGAGAGCGTCTTGCTGGCAGGTGGGGGGGCGTGCCGCCGCGGGGCCGGAGCAGCCATGGCGCGGGCGGGGCGGCTGGAGGGAGCGGGGCCGGCCGTGCTGCCGCGGGGCCGGCCGGAGAGCAGCGGCCGCGGCCCCGCGGAGCGCCTGTAGCCGCGGCCGGGCCGCAGGCTGGCAAGCCGGGGCGCGCTGGCGGcggcagaggaagagggaggCGGGAGCCAGCCGCCGGCCGCGCCGCCAGCCCACAAGAGGATGAAGAAGCGGAAGGAACTGAACGCCCTCATTGGCTTGGCCGCCGACGGTCGCAGGAAGAAGTCGGCCAAGAAGGGCTCCGGCCACCGGCTGCTGCGCACCGAGCCGCCCGCCTCCGACTCCGAGTCCAGCTCGGAGGAAGACGAGTTCGCGGGGGCGCGGACCCGCTGCGGCAAGTGAGTCCCCGGGATTGTTGCCGAGTCCCCTGCCCGGTCCTACCCGCTTTGGGCTGTCTTTGGGCcgcagcaggagccagcctgcTCAGCGCCAGTCTCCGCACGGAGCTGGCGGCGGCTACGTTGCCTGTGGAGGGTCAGATTGGGAACTGCCCGGAAAGAGCTGGCGCTGCACTATATGTGGTCCAACAGGTCTCCTTCGCTGGGGCCAGAAGTTGATCTGAGACATTCCCTGGCGTTTTTCTTCTTGGATTTGTCTGTTACGCCTGGAGAAACTAAAGTCCGTGGAGCAGCTCGAGGGCAGCTGCCTCTATCTGTGCCTGTGTTCAGCGTAGTCCTGCATCAGTGAGCTGACACAGTGCTGGCTTTCTTGTGGACGTGATAAGCTTTTGTTACTAAAACTTTTCATTGCCTGCGTTATTAATGTGCCTCTGAGAATTAGTAAAAGCAGGCATGCAGCAGAGAAACGGAGACTTCTGCAGTTCAGGATGATCTAAAATATTTGCCATAACGTTACAGCGATGATCGTTCTTGAAGCCTGCTTGCTGAGCTACCAAGCAAATGTGCCTAACAGGTTCATTGAACACAGCAGTGCATTTCAGTAAGGGAAGCCTAACAGCTGCCCTTAAGTATGTTAGATGTCCCTCCTGAGGATAAAGTGAACAGAGAGCAATAGCCCACATCTCGATGTGTTGCCATATTTATTCTTGGAAAGGCTTTTTGCTAGCTCTTGTAAGCCAGAGTGTGTGCTGTGCCATCACTGTCCCATCCGTTGATAGAACGGCGTTTAAAATGAAACTTTCCTGGGTACTGTTGAATGTTCACaatcttgttgttgttgttgttgtttgatcCAGGGGAGACTATCTACGATGCTGCAAATTCTGTTACCCCTTATGTGCATTTGTCATTCTGGCCGCCTGTGTGGTGGCGTGCGTTGGCTTAGTCTGGATGCAGGTAGCTCTCAAGGAGGATCTCGATGCAATAAAGGAGAAGTTTCGAACTAGTAAGTATAAATGTAACTCCACTGTTTCATGTTtgcttggggcagtgtgaaGAGCTTTAATTGCCTGTTTACTCAAAGCTGTGAAGGTACTGAGTAAAACAAACAACGAGGAGTCCTCTGAGCCAAAAACTCTTGGAGGCTGGATGAATCTAAGGCAAATGTTGTCTATTCTTGCCTGTTCTATAtcttctgaggagcagggaCACTGGATTAGGTCTGTGGTTGCCTGTGCATACATTTAGAAAGTTCCCAACTTGGGAGCGCTCTATTCTGAAGGAATCCCCTATTTAGAAAGAGCCCTATAAAGGCAGTCGAGGGGACTTTGATGCATCCCTTAAAAAAAGAATGGAAAACAATGTTCTTGTCTTGATGTCTTTTAAAAGCCTCTAATACTTCCTGCAGTTTTACTGCAGTTTGAATGTTGCTGTGGTATTATGTCTTCGTATCCTCTGAATGTTTGTCTTGCTTGCATTGACTTGTTCAACTTCTGTGTTGCATATGGTGTGGAGTTACATCATACTTAATGCTTTGAAGTAGGGAGTATGTGAAGCATTTTGCTTGTAGGTGTCAGCTTTTCTCTGTCCATGTAAGATTTCAGTATTAAAACTTCTGTAGTGCTAAAGTTTAATAAACAGTGAGGTTTCTGAGTTGTGTATGTTCTTGGTTCTCTCTACCTCATCTCTGGACAATAGGGTATGTTTTGGTCTCTTACTTTAGTAGTGTTTGAGATCTTATATATTGAAAAAGACAAGAACAAGCTGAGGAGCTGTGTGAGTGGAGCTTAAGTTTTCAGGTAGCCTTTAGTTGCTTCAGGAAAGCTGGATAGTTATGTCTTGCCTGAGAAGCACTGCTGTTGACTGTTGGGTTTGTCCCATAGCCTTGGATTAAAACTTCTGTGCCCATGACATGAAGGTGACCTTAAAAATAAGGCTACTGAAATCAGTTCAAAAATTAGGAGCATTCTAAGGCTGGATGTAAGCAGAGGGTTTCATTTGCGTGTCGTAAAAGAGGTACTGAAGAAATGAGTGCAGAAATTTGTTGCTGTTGGTATTCAGGGCTTTTTGTTCAGGTATGTaactctgctgtgaggtggTGAATTGTCTGCCAAGGTAGAAcctgctggctggctgggagtCAGAGGAATTGTTGCCCGTAGGTGTGCTTTTATTTTAACTGATGCTGAACTCTGAAAGTTAGCTGTAACTGGTGTCCACTGGTTACAGAGGATAGCATCAGTTATAGGTGCTGCTTTGTGGCTGTGAGCCTACAGTACAGCTGTGCAGTCGCTGTTTCTCTGTTGTTGCTGCTCTCTATGGATTGGTCTACTTAAACTATGTACTGACAGTAAAAGCTTTGCATGATGACAACAGTTGCTGGCTTTGGTGCAGTTGAGTTTCATCATTCCTTTTCAGCACAGACCTCTTTGTTAAAGCAGTTATTCTCAGCTTACCGCCTGGATGTTACAGATgtgcttgggttttttctcAATGGTTCTGCTAGAAAATGATACTTCATTTAGTGATAAAATAGTCTCAGATTTCCTTGCTGCTGTAATAGCAAGCCTAGAAGGTGCGTGTGAGCATCATAATGAGGCACAGCATGGAAAATAAGTAAAAAGCAGAAAGTAAGAATAACCTAATTCCGCAAGGTAACTTTGTGTGTTGGTAAGATAGGTATGGGTGGAGAAACAAAGACATAGGACCAGTCTGTCCTTCAGCAAGTTTGGAAGAGCCACCTTCCTCCTGAATCTTCATCCAGATTTTTTCCCCTATGAGAACAGATTTTTCTAGTGATATTTGTTGATATTCGGCCATGCTTTGAGCAAGTGGAGTATAGTGTCAGTGCTTTTTGAAAACAAAGACATCTTTGCATCTGAATGTTTGGATGGGGGCAGTCATTGTGCTGTCTTCCTTCAGTTATTAGCAATGATAAGAATGCACTCAGTACTTAACTTTCATAGCACTGTTAAAAACTGGAGTTTCACTGTATGCAGTGGGAGTGGCAGAACAGAAGATGATTTGTCTACAGGAGTCCTCTGGAACATGAGATTCAGTGCGAACTGTTTGTGTCAAGCACACAACTAACTGTTTTGACTAAAATACACCTTTCAGGCTCTTTCTTAACCAAAACCTATGTTTAGCTCTTGGGTTATCAATGCAGATTACTCTGTACTAAGGAGTAAGTTCTAGGACTTGCTTCAAGAAAAGTGAAGTGGGTTTTGAAGATGCAAGTCCAGTTTTGTTCATTTAGGCATCTGCTCCTTGAACATGAAACACTGCTGAAGTGTGAACACTTCAGTCACACAGTGAACGCTTCTGGTCAGAGGGGTCACACATAGAAATCTGTTCTGGAAGCTGCCATCTGCACACCACACAGGTCTCACTGCTATTGGTAGTCTGATTTGAACTGTGGCAGTTTGTTGTGGAGCATTCCAGTTGCAGGGTGGAGGTGTGGGTTTTGGAGAGCTGTCATCTCTATCTCAAAACCTCTGCTTGTTTCTTAGGCCTAGGGATTTAGGATTGCCTAATGGCTCTTGAAGCTAAACAGCTTAGTCACTGCAGACCTGGTAGAGCTGCATTTCTGGGGCTGACTGGTGTTGGTTTAAGCTGTATGTTTCCTCTCCCTAGAGTATTAGTTGCAGTAATAACTGACTTGATTTCAAAGGATCCTTTTTACTGATTTGTTTACCAACAGATGCTAGTGTGTAATCTTCCAGATATTTTTCAGTTGCTTTTCTGTCACATGCCACAACTGCTACCACGTTAATCTCTTTGGAATTTACTTCATTGTCAGCAGCCCCTTTGCAGGCTTGAAAAGGACACTGGGGTTCATTTCAGGTGATTCCTTTGCCCTGGTGCTCTTGGCAGCTCTTATTCCCAGCCTCATTACTATTTCATGTTGCTCTGTGAAAGTAATGCAAAATAACTGCACTAAATAAAGATCTGCTGAAGCTTCCCAGAATGACAGTACTATTGCAAAGTGTCAAATTTAGTGTGGTCCCTCTGGGTTCTCTCTGCAAACATTAGTACTCTTAAAGTGCTGTCATTTTGAGCAAACATTTAATTTTGAATTGGCAATAAACTCTTATGTCATAACTGTTATTGCCTTCTTTCACTGCTGCAGAAGTTGCTGCTTGCAGTTTTTCTGCTTTTCAATATTGTTTCCCTGGACTCTGTTTATTTTGTGTTTGGCATTAGGTTGGTTGTTtgatgtttgggttttgtcGTTTCACTTTGGTTTTgtgaggttttgttttgcttttagaaACAAATGTAATTGTTGTTTCATTTCTTTAGTGGAATCTAATCAAAAGACATCATTCCAAGAAATTCCTAAACTGAATGAAGATTTGgtgcagaagcaaaagcaaCTAGAacaaattgagactggagaACTGGGGCTAAATAAAATCTGGATAAATATCACAGAGATCAATAAACAGGTGAGATGGATCAGTGCTTGgttttgaaaaataaaacaatattCCATTCAGATTTATTTTTGCAGAAATTAATTTCAAGTGCAGTGCTGAGCTTTCATCTAAGGACTTCTGTGACTATATGCTAAACTCTAGACAAGAAACTTAAAATGGAATGTAAGCCACACAGAAAAGGTTTGAGTGTCTCCAGTTGGACTGGAGACTGGTTGCAAAGAGGAGAAATTATGCAACTGTTGGAAAGGCTTCAGGCAGAACCTGAAAGAACCTGAGAACTGTGCAGTTCTTAATATTCCTGTCAAAACCCCCTGATGTTTATGATGAGAGATTTGACAGTTCAGACTCCTGAGAGCATCTGCAAATCTTTCCTAAGTGTAGAAAAGAGTCACCTGAATCATTACAAGTTCATGTATCTACAAGTGAAGTACTGATGGCTTGTGAATATAAAATCTGCTAATACACATTTGGAATCTGAGCTGGTGTAAATCTTAGCTCTGTTTACGTGGCCAGAATTAAGCCACTTAACAGAAAGCTCTTTCCTCAACTGCAGCATTAACTCGTGTTTCAAACAAAGCTTCTAGCAAGGCTGTTAGTGAAATTCTTGCCTTGGAGGGTAAAAATGTTTGGAGCTGCTCACAGGTAGTGATATCAAGAGGTGTGTGTGGAGAATCTTCCCTGACATTGGTACTTTGAGCTCCATTTTTAACAGTACTGAGGTGCCTGTTCAGATTGTTTTTCCTTCAGTCCCACACAGTGGTTAGGTGCCTAGTGTGGCACATAAATACATTTGAAAATTTGACTTGTCTTCTTTGGCATCTGACAGCATGCAGTTATCCACAGATATTTAGGTGCTTCACTCAACTCCTAAACTGCTACCGTCTGCATCTTGATGTTACAGATACATGCACATGATTATTGCAGACCCTTGAGTTACTGCAGGGCATGGTTAGAGTCTGAGACAGCTCTTTTGGTGATCAAAATTTAGTTACTGTTTTTTCCAAGTATTGTTGGGATAAACTTCTGGGAATTACTTCAGCCAATATTCACAGCTGTGGAACTAAAGACTGCACACCAGCCCATCAGTGTTGTCCTAATGTAAAATCAGTATCTTGCCTATTTCCTCAGCTTGCAAAacaaggttttgttttgtttttttaactagaAGAAAGTGAGTTTTATCCTCTACTTCTTTGTAGTCTCATGTGAGAATAAATTAATTTCCTTCATTTTGACTACTGATGGCTACAAATTGATCTTAAAGTGACAGTGTTAGCAGTTAGTAACTAGCATGTAgttgtttaaaatatttttgacAATGTCTTAGCTGGAATGAATAAGTAATCTTGAAGACTCTCTGAGTTACTTGCTGTCTGGGTCAAACAGCTGACAGAAATAGAGCTAACCTGCTCTTTCTTGAGTGTCACTGTTCCACTTCAGTAGCAGAAGGTTTGGGTGATACATGCAATTTCTTTGCCTGTTGCTCAGCTGGGGAAGATGCATGGCTTTGCTGGGTTTTGCCAGGCAGGTCTGATTGATAAATACAGAAGGGGATGACTGTTTCCTCCATGTAAAGCCTTCTTGCACAATTTTTAAGTCTTTCTTGGACAACAGCCTCTCTTCCAAGAGTATTGGTGTAAAATGGGCAGAGGCTACCTTCTTGAAAAGAAGGGGCTTTTGTAGCTTTCATTCCATTGCTTCCCTTGCCAAAAAAAAGACACTTTTAATGTAGTCTAGGCAGGACTTCAAATCTAGAGACGTGTGTGTTGTTTTGTGTACATGTATGCTTTGTCTTGCcttatgttttgggttttgttagaAATCAAGTCATTAGAAGGCCAGAATTGGGATTATGTTTACTAATTGTAAATATTTATCTTTGGTTTTAGATATCGCTCTTGACCTCAACAGTAAATCATCTCAAAAACAACATAAAGTCTGCTTCTGATCTGATTTCTCTTCCTCTTACAGTAGAGAAGCTTCAGAAGGCAAGTACTGTAAATGTGCCTATTGCTAAATGTGTTCTGTGCTGCGGCTGGGCTCTTGGAGGCAGCAGTGACAACAGGAGTTACCTGAATTACATGTGAGGAATAGTTGCTTCTCTTGTTCTTAAATTGGACTTCATGTACTTGATGTTGTATAATCATATGACAGTGTATGGGAGATGAAAGATTTGAAGGTCTTGTTTGTCCCTTTCTGGAGATGCCTTTGTGTTATGTTGTCACTTCTATAATTTCCCTGTCTCCTCCCCAGCAGTTCTGCTTATTTAGCAATGAACATTTATATTGAGCTGACACCTAGATGCCAGTCCAGTCTTTGTGGCTTTTATGAGTTTCCACTTCTCATTTGCTATACTGCAGCATTAAAGTATAATTACCAAGCTGGTCATATGCTAAGCAATTAGTGTGGTTTGGCTGATCAAGCTGCTCAGATTTATTTTTCTGGGAGGAGTACTGTAAGCTATCTGTAATTTGCTGTTGTTAATGTGTTGGATTTTTACTGCATTATAGCACAAGTAAGTCTTAAGGGAATACTTAGCCTGGAACCTGCATTCGCTTTCTCTGTGTATATATAAAATGCAGGAAAATCTTCTTGTCACCTTACTGCCTTTAGACTGTCAAGACAAAGTGTTAGGCCCAACAGATTTCAGCTTGCAGCAGTCTGCTGAACACCAAGGATTTTCGGTGTTCCTTGGTCATACCTCACAAAAATCAAAGATCTTGGGAACTTCTGAGTTCTTCCAGTCTTTGCCGTTGAGGCTAAGTATGTTAAGTTGATGTGGCATCTATTTCCACTACTTTCTTGATGTGATCTTGCTTGCATTTATGTTTTGAAAGGTTGATATACTAAAaccagggaatcatagaatgacttaggttggaagggactttagagatcatctactccatcttccctgccattggcagggatgCCTGTCAACTAGACtttgctgctcaaggcctcatccaacctggccttgaacacccccagggaggaggcatccagaaCCTCTCTAGGTaatctattccagagtctcaccatccttgtactgaagaacttcttcctaagattcagtctaaacctactctccctcagcttcaaacagtTCCCTCTTGTACTATCGCTAGACACCCGtatgaaaagtccctttccagcttcaagtgttggaaggcagctgtaaggtGCTCCTGTAGTTTTCTCTATGCTGAACAATGCCAGCGCCTTCATGGCAGAGGAAGCTATTTGGAGGTCTAAATACAACACTTTTAATGGTTTATAAGTGTCAAGTTAATTGATTTTGATGGCTGGACTCGTTTTTAACTTCTGTGTGCATGTTACACTACTTTCTGTCACACAGGAGAACTTCAGTGAGTGTAGCTAGGTAGCCTGGCTTTTGATAGTCCTGGTGAAAAATCTGCTCAACTGTCCATTGCATCCAGCTATCTGGAATTACCTGCTTTTCTTGGAATAAATCCTCTATCAGCAGTCGTACTAACCAGGGAGGATGCAGTTGACTGGAGGTTAGCAAATGTGATGCCATCTATAAGAACGgccagaaaggaacctgggaactTCAGACTCATCAGCCTGACCTTGGTGCTTGGGAAAGTTATGGAGATCATCTTAAGTGCCATCACATTAATGTACAGGACAAGCAGGTCATCACACTCAGTCAGCATGGGTTGGGGTTTAAGAAAGGCACGTCCTGCTAGACTAAATTGGTCTCCTTCTGTGGCAAAGTTACTTGTTTAGTGGATGAGGACAAGGCTGTGGATATTGTTTGCCTAGACTTGAGTAAAACCTTTGATAACATTTCCCATAGCATTCTGCTGGATAAATTAGGTGCTCATGGCTTGGGCAGGTGTACTTTttgggtgagggaagtgatagGACTTGGCAGCATTAGGTTAATGGTCAGACTTGATGATAttaaaggtccttttcaacctaaGTGATTCTGTGTAAAGGCTGCtgttcttggggttttttttttcagtctttttcTGTCTGGGTACTGTGCCTGAAAatgaggagctgcctgctggtggTAAGAGTCTTGAAGGGTTACTAAGGGTGCTCCTCTTGGACATTGCCTTTTGTTCAGCCTGATGAAAGGTGCAAAGGAAGTTCAGAATACTTGAAATTCAGGTGCAGATTTTTGTGGCAGTCTGCCTGCAGTTCCACTAACTAAACATTGTTTAGCAGATTGAGTCTTTGGGTGGGTGCAGGTTGAGGAAGTCTGATGTTTTTGCCCTCTTTATTTCAGACGGTAGCGAACATAGGTAGCACACTTACCAGTGTTTCCCATGATGTTGAAAATATACAGACAACTATTGAAGAATACAAGAAACCCATAGAAATGCTCCAGAATGACGTGGTAAGTAAATGTACTGATTTTACTGTCAcatttataggttggacttgatgatctcaaaggtcttttccaacacagTTAATTTTGTGACTCTGCGATCTTAAGAGTGACCTGCATAATATGGAGCAAGTTTAAGAACTGTTTGGAATTCTGCCTTTATGCCTTTGAAATACTTTTGAAGTTTCAAGAATAAGCTTATGTTATAATTCCTGTGGCATCTCCATGCATGCTTGGCACCATATAGCCTTTGGAGCCAGAATTTTGGGTCCCTACtagatttctttttctgtggaTTTTTGCTTCCTGCTACACAGATGCGGAGCTTTGAGaatctctgcttctgtgtgatGCAGGATACTGCTTATGATTACTATCTGCACTGTTAGTTGGTACATTGATAAGCTCATCCTCATAACTCCTGTGTGTCCTTTCCTATATGGTGCCAAGTATGTATTTCTCTGGAACCAGAATTTTGAGTCCCCACTAGGTTTCTTATTCTGCAGATTGTTTTTGCTTCCTGCTGCGCAAAGCTTTGGGAGTCTCTGATTGTGTGTGATGTAGGTTACTGCTTATGGCTTCTGTCTGGATTGTTTTAGGATTGTGAATATGGAAGTGTTGAGACAGTTGTTTGACTGAATTGAGGATGCACATGAGGCTGAAATTACTGACCATCTTTACCAGAAGTAGTCACTGTAGTTACACTGACCTCCCACTTGAGGTTAACACACTGAAACAATAATTAAAGCTTttcagctcagcagcaataCAACACTACTTTAAGAGTGTTTGCAGATAAAAATCTAAATTAGACACTGGATAAAACTTGATTCAGTCAGTGGGTGCTGTGAGAATgttgcagctgtggcagtgtgTATGGTAGCAGTGAAATGTGTATCATAATACTTCATTAAAGGGAGAAGAGCTAATTAGGAGAGTTTCATTAAAACAAATTTGGACCTGATGTGTTTGAGAGAGAAAACACTATATTAGCTTAGTTGAAATTCTGCATGCACAACAGACACGAGTGGCTGTAATCGTAGCCAAACATCTTTAGCTTCAGCCTGCCAGTTATTGAAAgcttagtttgtttttttcacaagCATTTGGTAACATGAGTTTCTACTTTTTCCCTTAGAAGGAATTGAAACAGATACCTTCACTTCCCTCCACTGTTGTGCCAAGAAAGACAAACCAGACAGAAAACTGCAAAAAGGTATTTTTCTCCCTTGCAtaagaaacactggaacaggcatcACTGCTACGTTAGTTTTGTGTTTTGCAGTACTGTAGTGTACAAAAAAGTGTGGATTTTATCAAGACAACACAGGTAGCATCCTTCAAAACAAAATAGAAGATAATTTTGCTGTTCCTGTGTATGTGCAAACAGGAAAGTATCCTAGTTTGAGAGCATTTTGTGTTCTGACTGGGTGAGGAGTAAAAATTCTAGGTGTACTTTGCTCATGTAAATGGAAATGAGTTAAAGCTTATTTATGGAGTGGATTTTACAGCAGGTAGTTGCCAGTCTGAGCAAATTTGGGAGTGGCATGTACTGAGTCATCCTTCAGTGTGTCAAGGTGTGGAACCCAGAGATTCAGCAACAAAAAAGAGATCAAGTGTAGGTGTTTGGCTGAACGGTTGGATGGGAATGACAGCATTTATTTGCATTTAAGATAGTCAGTATCTTCCTAAAAAAGCAAATCTTGTGTATAAATATGACTAGTACATGTTTTCTTGGGGAAGATAATTGGTGTGGTTACTAAGCTTGCCCTGGAAAATGAGATGAATGGGCTTTCTGTGCCTGCTCGCACAGCTGAAGCGATCACATTAGCAGTTAGCCCTGAGGAATAATCTGCTTCAAACTCTGAAAGCTAAAATAATTTTATAGAAGCTTCCAGTTGAATGTTT
This window harbors:
- the EFCAB14 gene encoding EF-hand calcium-binding domain-containing protein 14 isoform X1, with the protein product MKKRKELNALIGLAADGRRKKSAKKGSGHRLLRTEPPASDSESSSEEDEFAGARTRCGKGDYLRCCKFCYPLCAFVILAACVVACVGLVWMQVALKEDLDAIKEKFRTMESNQKTSFQEIPKLNEDLVQKQKQLEQIETGELGLNKIWINITEINKQISLLTSTVNHLKNNIKSASDLISLPLTVEKLQKTVANIGSTLTSVSHDVENIQTTIEEYKKPIEMLQNDVKELKQIPSLPSTVVPRKTNQTENCKKDNQSLHAALEELSNTVVGYQKLNDIKLLNVDSAIGNLSQRVVRLENSPLAVNNLDKRENLSTYVGNDATTSVKVENEDQLDNETNPNKELKEIETRDSQVSKLREKLQMISALSSKPANDRLTETSKNVESSLNATAKPIDLLRLTSRSADDNIESNGQQRHLSLPGISSIEDLQNLFEKAAEDADGKLSYEDLQKLLGSTAPELQSFKKFDTDGDEKYSLQELRLALDV
- the EFCAB14 gene encoding EF-hand calcium-binding domain-containing protein 14 isoform X2, with the protein product MKKRKELNALIGLAADGRRKKSAKKGSGHRLLRTEPPASDSESSSEEDEFAGARTRCGKGDYLRCCKFCYPLCAFVILAACVVACVGLVWMQVALKEDLDAIKEKFRTMESNQKTSFQEIPKLNEDLVQKQKQLEQIETGELGLNKIWINITEINKQISLLTSTVNHLKNNIKSASDLISLPLTVEKLQKTVANIGSTLTSVSHDVENIQTTIEEYKKPIEMLQNDVELKQIPSLPSTVVPRKTNQTENCKKDNQSLHAALEELSNTVVGYQKLNDIKLLNVDSAIGNLSQRVVRLENSPLAVNNLDKRENLSTYVGNDATTSVKVENEDQLDNETNPNKELKEIETRDSQVSKLREKLQMISALSSKPANDRLTETSKNVESSLNATAKPIDLLRLTSRSADDNIESNGQQRHLSLPGISSIEDLQNLFEKAAEDADGKLSYEDLQKLLGSTAPELQSFKKFDTDGDEKYSLQELRLALDV